The Sulfolobus islandicus Y.N.15.51 sequence CTTCCTTAAAGCAAATATCCCTAGCGAACGGACATCGAGTATTGAATCTACAACCTACTGGTGGATTTGAGAGGTCTGGCATGGATCCCGGAATCCCCTTTATTATATCTTTATTTAATGTGGCAATTGATTCAACAAGTAGTGAAGTATAAGGATGTCTAGGTTTTTTGAATATAACTTCTGATGGCCCACTTTCCATAACTTTACCCGCGTATAGCATATAATCCCTATCCGAAATCTCTGAAAGTAAGGCGAGATCATGAGTTATGAAAATTATGGATAAGTTTAACTCTTTCCTTAATTTTTTCAATAGGTTGAGAATATGTTCTTGAACCATCACATCTAAAGCCGTTGTAGGTTCGTCCGCTATTAGAATCTCCGGATTTAAGGCTAGGGCCATTGCAATGAAAGCCCTTTGTTTTTGACCTCCAGAAAGTTCATGGGGGTACTTTTCGGCCAATTGTGGATCCATGTTAACCATTTTGAATAACTCCTCAACTCTCTTATCATAATCTCCAGTCCAACCATGAATACGTAAAACCTCAATTATTTGATCCCTTATCTTAAAAACAGGGGTGAACCCTGACATAGAGCCTTGGAATACCATTGCTATTTTCTTCCATCTATAATTTTTTCTAAATGTCTCTTCGTCCAGTTTTAGTATATTTTCACCTTTAAATAGTATCTCTCCACCCTCAATTTTTCCCGGAAAAGGTACAAGTCTCATTATGGCATAGCCTATCGTACTCTTTCCAGATCCGCTTTCTCCAGCGAGTCCAATAATTTCTCCCTTATCCAAATACAAGTTAACATCGTCAACAGTTTTTACAATACCCCTCTTCGTGTAAAAGTAAACCTTTAAATTTCTTACTTCTAATAACATCTTACCTCTCACCTAATGTAACTCTCTCTATTGCGAAACCTATTAGCACGAAAGGTATTGCGACGATAACAATCATCGCTCCAGGGAACACAACCCACCACCACCATCCGTTAACTTGTGCTTGATAAGTTTCTGCAGCATCTAAAATTCCTCCCCAAGTTACT is a genomic window containing:
- a CDS encoding ABC transporter ATP-binding protein → MLLEVRNLKVYFYTKRGIVKTVDDVNLYLDKGEIIGLAGESGSGKSTIGYAIMRLVPFPGKIEGGEILFKGENILKLDEETFRKNYRWKKIAMVFQGSMSGFTPVFKIRDQIIEVLRIHGWTGDYDKRVEELFKMVNMDPQLAEKYPHELSGGQKQRAFIAMALALNPEILIADEPTTALDVMVQEHILNLLKKLRKELNLSIIFITHDLALLSEISDRDYMLYAGKVMESGPSEVIFKKPRHPYTSLLVESIATLNKDIIKGIPGSMPDLSNPPVGCRFNTRCPFARDICFKEEPKMKAFSDGDEVACWLY